TATTAGCTTTTCGTTATCGTCCTTGGTTAGAACAAACCTTTGCTCAGCAAGGAGAAAAAAAGTCGTTTTTGGTATTGGCTTTTTTGTTTAGATTTTTACCTTTTTGGGTAGTATATATTTTCTATGGCTACGATGCCCAATCCGATGTTCAGATTTTCTGGCGTTCGGCTCAGGAGGCCAAACAACTCCAATTTGTTTATCGTGATTTCGACTCGCTTTATTCACCTTTATTTGCTTATATTACAGCTATTCCATTGATTTTTTGGGATACCGCTCGGGCGGTTACTTTGCTCATGATTGTGGTTGAGTTGGCGGTATTATGGCTCACCATCAAAACGTATGGAACTACCAATAAGCCAAGCAATATTTTTAAAGCATTGATTTATTTGTGTTTTCCGGGGCCGTATATTTTTTGCGTTTTGGGTGGACAAGAAGACATCTGGATGTGGGGTTTTGCGTGTTTGGTGGTGTATTTGTGGCAAAAAGGTAAATCGGCCTTTGTACTAGGGCTTACTGTTGCGTTGGGGCTATTGGTCACAAAAGCCTTTTTTGTACTGTTTGTGCCACCGCTTTTCTTGAAACTAAGCGATAAAAAGAACTTCGTTTTGGGAATGATGAGCTTGGGTTTGCCTTCATTGGCTATTTTGTACTATTTTGGGGGAACTACTTTTTTAATGCCTATTCAGTTGGCACAAGAGCCGATGTGTCCCAATGTATGGTCGGTTATGTATCCGTTTTTGGGTAAATGGATAGCCCAATTCAATATCAGAATGCTCAACTGGATTGGATTATTTGTCATTATTATTGTGTCGTCGTGGCAGGCATTTCGTTTAAAAAATCTTGAATTAAAACAATTTATTCCGATGGTTTGGGTCGTGATATTTGGGGTAATGATGTTGTTTCAGATAGGTTCTTATTCAAACTATATCTTTATTTATGCCATGCCTTTGTTGTTTTCATTGATGGATTTGAAAGATAAGAAGTTATTGATTATTTCGTTTTTGATACAAGCGGCGGCAGTTGTACAGGTGTCACTTTGGTTTAGAATTGGGAAGCCTTTTTTATCGTACGAGTATTTCCTTCAAATAAAATTTGTGATAGAATATGCCCTCGAATTGATTGTTTTCTTTGGGGTGATTTATTGGCTCAATATGGTACTCAAAAAATACAAAGGGGTAAATGCCTAGCTAGCCTCTGCAATTATTTTTAGCAAAACATGAGTTATTATTTTTGAATATACTTTTTACCCTTAGAGGCGTAACGCTTTGCAACTAAAGATGTGTCATTCTGATATTTAACATAAAAAAGGCGGTCGGAAAACAATTTTCGACCGCCTTTTTTATGAATAACCCCTAAATTTCTATTATTTGGGTAATTGATAAGCCTCTTCCATGTTCCTTTGACTACCTGATGAATTACAACAAACACCAATAGGTGGTCTGGTTTAATATTACCTAATATTCGGGATGGCTCGTGTATGTGTTTTATACTTTTACAATTTCCTGTGTTTCAAGATACACCAAAATACCTTCTACTTCTTTGTGTTTCATGTCGAGGTATATTTTGCGGTATTCCTCTACTTGTTTGATATGCGACGAGCTTTTTGACCCTGTTTTATAATCTAAAATTACAATTTTAGGGCCTATTTTCACTACCCTGTCTGGGCGAAGTGGGGCTTGATTAGGTCGTAGGATTTCTCGCTCATTTCTGACAAAACGTTCTTCTACTTCAAAATAGGGCTTGATTTCGGGCAAATTGATAATTTGCTGAATGGTAGCCTTGAGTTGTTGTTGTTCCGACTCTATAATCAACCCTTCTCGTTGAATATCGGCCAAGGCCGTATCTATATCCCGAACCGTTTTTATTTTGGCAAAGGCAGCATGGACTTTATTACCGTAGTCTTTACTTTTTTCAAAACTTTCTAAGTCGAAAAGCTTTTCGGCCGAATGCTTGAGCTGAATTGTTTGGCTTCGCTCGCTCGACTGAATACCTTGAATTGTGATGGCATTGCTGATATGTTCTTTTTCCTGAGAAATAATCTTATTGTGTCCTTCCGTAACAACATATACCAAGCCTTCGGTAGGGTCGATGTCAGGGCATTGGGCGTATTGATATAGCATATTGCCAACGGTTTTGTCAAATTTAGAAATATCGCTTTTTACGATCAAATACAGGCGGTCTTTTGGGCGAGTGAGTGCCACATACAACATATTCAAGCTTTCGAGAAAAGTATCTTCCTTTTCGTCTTTGTATTGTTGTAGAAGCTGTGTTTTCTCCAAATCTCGTACCATTTGTAAAGGAGCTGTAGCTAAGTATTTCTCCGACTCGTCAGCTTGTTCTAGGAGCAATTCAGGTAAAATCTCCTCGGTTAGGTCAAACCAGCGGGTCGAATACATACCCGTGTCGGTAGTCCAATGGCAATAAGGGATAATAACCACCGGAAACTCCAATCCTTTTGATTTATGGACACTTGTTACGGTAATAGCATTTTGGCCTGCTGGCGACGAAATAGACAGCGAATTCTTTTTGTTTTCCCAAAAAACAATAAAATCGGTGAGGTGCGTACTCCTCATATTCTGAAACTCAAGTACTACATCGAGGAATCGGAAAATAAAATCTAATTCTTTGTCGTGTTGAAACAAGTGAAAAGTTTGTAGAAGTTTTTCAGCAATTTCATACAGTGTCATTTGTTGTAATGCCGTCGGGATTAGATTGTAGCTTACAAGCTCAAAAAATGCTGAGATATTTTTACTATCAATAATTTCTTTGATACCCTTATTTTCTTGAGTATTGGGGATTTTGTTGAGTACTACCCGATAATACAAATAAATTCCCTCGTATTTGGCCAGAGCATTGTCGGGGTTTTGTACCACTTTCATAAAAGCCATTACCAAATTGATGGCATCCGACGACCCCAAGCTTAACGAATCGGACGAAATGACGTTGTAGTTTTGTTCTTTGAGTTCGTTGGCTACAGTTCGAGAATCCTTATTTCGGCGACACAAAATCGCTATATCGCTAAGGCGATAACCAATACTAAGAACTTCTTCGAGCGTTTTGTAAATACTTTCGAGCATAATACGGTCTTGTTCTTTGCCCACTACAAAGTCAATCTGAACGTGTCCGCCAGTTTTGATTTGTTGGATATTGCTGGGTAGTTCTTGAGCAAAATATTCATCATAAACTTTGCCTAAAGATGGAGCAATGGACTGATAATCAGGATGATTTTTGATGAAATCAAAAAAGCTATTATTAAACTCAATAACCTCTTTCGAGCTTCGGTAATTGGTATTGAGGTTGGCAGGCACTAAATAAGGCGTAATACTATCGTAGCGTTCTATCAAGAAATTATCAGTAGGAAAAGGCTTTTTGAGTTCCTGTATTTCTTTTTTATGCAGATTGACAATTAATCCCATTTTGCCACCCCTAAAACGGTAAATAGACTGTTTGGCATCGCCTACGGCCAAGTTGAAGTGACCACTCGCTAAGGCATTTTCAATTAGGGGCAAAAAGTTGTGCCACTGAAGCGTAGATGTATCCTGAAATTCATCAATCAGGATATGATTGTACCGTTCTCCAAGACGTTCGTAAATAAAAGGAATAGGTTCGTTTAAGACTATTTCCAAAATTTTGCGGTTAAATTCCGAAATATGAATTTGCCCTGTTTCTTGCTGAATATCAGCAATTTCTTTTTTTAGCTGAGCCAACAGAGCCAGCTTTTTGAGCTGTTTCAAAATTTCTTTGTACAGAAAATACCTAGGCCCAAGCTTTGCTTGAAACGATAACAACAAATTACCGCAGTCGGTTAATGTTTCGGCAATTGCCATAATACTGGCAGCAATAGGCTTGGCCGCACTTTTGGCATGCCAGGTATTTTGTTCTATGGAATCGAGGGTGCGTTTTCCTGCTTCTTTGAATACATTGCCTGCATATACTTGGGTGAAAAAACTAAAGTTACCACTTTTTTTGAAGGGAAAATCATCAATACTTAGGCCGTTATCGTTGACAACCTCAAGGGCAATTTTAGCCACTTCTTTGAGTTGTTCTTCAACCGATTTATTGAAATCTTTTAATTGTTGTTCTATTTTCAGAAAGTCGTCGGGTGTAAGTGTTGCAATTTTGTCAATATCATTTTGGAATTGGTCAAATAGCAGGTTTCTCCCAAAATCAGCGATTTCAGTACCCAGACCATTCCATGAACGTCCCTCGTCGGCCTTTTCCAACGCAAAACTTTTGATAGCCTCCGTAATTTGCTCGTAAGTTTCGGTATTAGTTTTTTGGAGAAGTTGCTCAACGGCTGCATCCAACAACACATCCGACTCTAGGTTTACCTCAAAATTGAAGGGAAACCCCAATTCTTCGGTAAAAGCACTAACTATACGTTGTACAAAAGAGTCGATAGTCGATACCGAGAAATTGGCATATTCATGAATAATATGCTTGAATGTAGCCGAAGCCCTTTGCCTCAGAATAGTTTCGTCGATTTCGACACCATCGGCTTGTAATTCAGTCAGAATTTGGTTGAAAATATCGGCAGAATCCTTTATTTCTTTGGGGTCGTTGCTTGAAAACTGGCGGAGGTATTTGAGAATACGCTCTTTCATTTCGCCTGCGGCTTTATTGGTAAATGTTACGGCCAAAATGTGGTTGAAGTACCAAGGAGTTTTGGACCGCAAAGCCAATTTGATATATTCTTTGGCAAGGGTGTAGGTTTTGCCCGAACCAGCCGAAGAGGAATATATTTTGAACTGAGTACTTCGGTCGGAAATGTTAAAAATATCGGACATGACAAGCTATTGGTTGGAAACAAGGTTTATTTTTAGCAAAAATACAAGGCTATTGGCATACAGAAACGACAAAAGTTTGAATTATTTATCTACAAAGGTTTTGTGATAAGCATAAATTTTGTCTTTTTGCATAACCAATGTCTTATCAATACAACTAAATTATGCAACCACTTATTACCAACGATGCCATTGTTTTTGGCCTATTGATTGCCATTATTGCCTTTACGTTTTATACGGCTTCGTTACCTTCCATATTTTGGCAAAAGTTTTATAGCCTATTTCCTAGTATTTTGATTTGTTATTTTTTGCCAGGATTGCTCAACTCATTTGGGATTGTTTCGGGCGAAGCTTCTAAGTTATATGATGTGGCTTCAAAATACCTATTACCAGCCTGTTTGGTGTACTTTACGATAAATATCGACTTTAGGGCTTTGCAAAAATTAGGCCCCAAAGCCATTATTGTATTTTTGGCGGGTTCGTTGGGGGTTATGGTA
The DNA window shown above is from Flectobacillus major DSM 103 and carries:
- a CDS encoding UvrD-helicase domain-containing protein, which encodes MSDIFNISDRSTQFKIYSSSAGSGKTYTLAKEYIKLALRSKTPWYFNHILAVTFTNKAAGEMKERILKYLRQFSSNDPKEIKDSADIFNQILTELQADGVEIDETILRQRASATFKHIIHEYANFSVSTIDSFVQRIVSAFTEELGFPFNFEVNLESDVLLDAAVEQLLQKTNTETYEQITEAIKSFALEKADEGRSWNGLGTEIADFGRNLLFDQFQNDIDKIATLTPDDFLKIEQQLKDFNKSVEEQLKEVAKIALEVVNDNGLSIDDFPFKKSGNFSFFTQVYAGNVFKEAGKRTLDSIEQNTWHAKSAAKPIAASIMAIAETLTDCGNLLLSFQAKLGPRYFLYKEILKQLKKLALLAQLKKEIADIQQETGQIHISEFNRKILEIVLNEPIPFIYERLGERYNHILIDEFQDTSTLQWHNFLPLIENALASGHFNLAVGDAKQSIYRFRGGKMGLIVNLHKKEIQELKKPFPTDNFLIERYDSITPYLVPANLNTNYRSSKEVIEFNNSFFDFIKNHPDYQSIAPSLGKVYDEYFAQELPSNIQQIKTGGHVQIDFVVGKEQDRIMLESIYKTLEEVLSIGYRLSDIAILCRRNKDSRTVANELKEQNYNVISSDSLSLGSSDAINLVMAFMKVVQNPDNALAKYEGIYLYYRVVLNKIPNTQENKGIKEIIDSKNISAFFELVSYNLIPTALQQMTLYEIAEKLLQTFHLFQHDKELDFIFRFLDVVLEFQNMRSTHLTDFIVFWENKKNSLSISSPAGQNAITVTSVHKSKGLEFPVVIIPYCHWTTDTGMYSTRWFDLTEEILPELLLEQADESEKYLATAPLQMVRDLEKTQLLQQYKDEKEDTFLESLNMLYVALTRPKDRLYLIVKSDISKFDKTVGNMLYQYAQCPDIDPTEGLVYVVTEGHNKIISQEKEHISNAITIQGIQSSERSQTIQLKHSAEKLFDLESFEKSKDYGNKVHAAFAKIKTVRDIDTALADIQREGLIIESEQQQLKATIQQIINLPEIKPYFEVEERFVRNEREILRPNQAPLRPDRVVKIGPKIVILDYKTGSKSSSHIKQVEEYRKIYLDMKHKEVEGILVYLETQEIVKV